In Fusarium oxysporum f. sp. lycopersici 4287 chromosome 11, whole genome shotgun sequence, the following are encoded in one genomic region:
- a CDS encoding murein transglycosylase, with protein sequence MSSVLLDFFPSHHHQQIFIFFHSLQSFFRRASLSFLSFQFNRASLQHYQSILLSLKPTPFKMKFSALALAALSQVASAHYFFDVSALNGVESKSFQYIRDFTRPTKYNPIKFSSNPSADIRDNSFADGEDIICNQGATGTGGNTEVLEVKGGDVMTFKLAVGAKMGHPGPTLAYMSAAGSDVKSYKGDGDWFKIMEEGVCNASGDFTKDAWCNYDAPSFDVKIPQGTPNGEYLLRVEHIGIHRSHVNQPEHYVSCAQVKVTGGSDGTVDAEMVKFPGAYKDTDEYANFSIYGGAKAFPMPGPKVWDGAASAGGSTGGNTEAPAAGNTEAPASTPAPEAGNGQQNGGEQAAPSATPEAGNNNGQNGGFPGAANQQFQGQTGSNGSPCSA encoded by the coding sequence ATGTCCTCTGTCCTTCTCGActtttttccttctcatcaccatcaacagatcttcatcttctttcattCACTTCAGTCTTTCTTTCGAAGAGCTAGTCTCTCGTTCCTTTCGTTCCAATTCAACCGAGCCAGTCTCCAGCACTACCAATCAATTTTACTATCCCTCAAACCAACTCCTTTCAAAATGAAGTTCTCCGCTCTCGCCCTCGCTGCCCTCTCGCAGGTCGCCTCTGCCCACTACTTCTTCGACGTCAGCGCTCTCAACGGTGTCGAGTCTAAGTCCTTCCAGTACATCCGTGACTTCACTCGTCCCACCAAGTACAACCCCATCAAGTTCTCCTCCAACCCTTCCGCCGACATCCGCGACAACTCTTTCGCTGATGGTGAGGACATCATCTGCAACCAGGGTGCCACCGGAACCGGTGGTAACACTGAGGTCCTTGAGGTCAAGGGCGGCGATGTCATGACCTTCAAGCTTGCTGTCGGTGCCAAGATGGGTCACCCCGGACCTACTCTGGCCTACATGTCCGCCGCTGGTAGCGACGTCAAGTCCTACAAGGGAGACGGCGACTGGTTCAAGATCATGGAGGAGGGTGTCTGCAACGCCAGTGGTGACTTCACCAAGGACGCCTGGTGCAACTACGACGCCCCCTCTTTCGACGTCAAGATCCCCCAGGGTACCCCTAACGGCGAGTACCTCCTCCGAGTTGAGCACATCGGTATCCACCGATCCCACGTCAACCAGCCCGAGCACTACGTCTCTTGCGCTCAGGTCAAGGTTACCGGTGGCTCTGACGGCACTGTCGACGCCGAGATGGTCAAGTTCCCCGGTGCCTACAAGGACACCGATGAGTACGCCAACTTCTCCATCTACGGCGGTGCTAAGGCCTTCCCCATGCCCGGCCCCAAGGTCTGGGACGGTGCCGCTTCCGCTGGTGGCTCTACCGGTGGCAACACCGAAGCCCCTGCCGCTGGCAACACTGAGGCTCCCGCTTCTACCCCCGCTCCCGAGGCCGGTAATGGTCAGCAGAACGGTGGTGAGCAGGCCGCTCCCTCTGCCACTCCTGAGGCTGGCAACAACAACGGCCAGAACGGTGGCTTCCCCGGTGCCGCCAACCAGCAGTTCCAGGGACAGACTGGTTCCAACGGCTCTCCCTGCTCCGCTTAA